One segment of Haliotis asinina isolate JCU_RB_2024 chromosome 12, JCU_Hal_asi_v2, whole genome shotgun sequence DNA contains the following:
- the LOC137258640 gene encoding autotransporter adhesin BpaC-like, giving the protein MPSKTSHKCSIRFISGEHADHYDVDFHVVQEVPCQSGGRKSYIIVLEDNAMWLRMTERVVECHACTYVQRYYYGPNDRDTSYCVTAHGPNDSDTSYCVTAHGPNDSGTSYCVTAHGPNDSDTSYCVTAHGPNDSGTSYCVTAHGPNDSGTSYCVTAHGPNDSDTSYCVTAHGPNDSGTSYCVTALGPNDSDTSYCVTAHGPNDSDTSYCATAHGPNDSDTSYCATAHGPNDSGTSYCVTAHGPNDSDTSYCVTAHGPNDSDTSYCVTAHGPNDSDTSYCVTAHGPNDSDTSYCVTAHGPNDSGTSYCVTAHGPNDSDTSYCVTAHGPNDSDTSYCVTAHGPNDSDTSYCVTAHGPNDSDTSYCATAHGPNDSDTSYCATAHGPNDSDTSYCATAHGPNDSGTSYCVTAHGPNDSDTSYCVTAHGPNDSDTSYCVTAHGPNDSGTSYCVTAHGPNDSDTSYCATAHGPNDSDTSYCVTAHGPICK; this is encoded by the exons ATGCCCTCCAAgacgtcccacaaatgttcgaTACGGTTCATATCTGGTGAACACGCTGACCATTATGACGTGGACTTTCATGTTGTTCAAGAAGTCCCTTGTCAGTCTGGCGGTAGGAAGTCCTACATTAtcgtgttggaagacaatgccATGTGGCTGCGAATGACAGAACGAGTCGTAGAATGTCACGCCTGTACGTATGTGCA aagatattattATGGACCCAATGACAGGGACACAAGCTACTGCGTCACCGCACATGGacccaatgacagtgacacaagctacTGCGTCACCGCACATGgacccaatgacagtggcacaagctactgcgtcaCCGCACATGGacccaatgacagtgacacaagctacTGCGTCACCGCACATGgacccaatgacagtggcacaagctactgcgtcaCCGCACATGgacccaatgacagtggcacaagctactgcgtcaCCGCACATGGacccaatgacagtgacacaagctacTGCGTCACCGCACATGgacccaatgacagtggcacaagctactgcgtcaCTGCACTTGGacccaatgacagtgacacaagctacTGCGTCACCGCACATGGgcccaatgacagtgacacaagctactgcgccactgCACATGGacccaatgacagtgacacaagctactgcgccactgCACATGgacccaatgacagtggcacaagctactgcgtcaCCGCACATGGacccaatgacagtgacacaagctacTGCGTCACCGCACATGGacccaatgacagtgacacaagctacTGCGTCACCGCACATGGacccaatgacagtgacacaagctacTGCGTCACCGCACATGGacccaatgacagtgacacaagctacTGCGTCACCGCACATGgacccaatgacagtggcacaagctactgcgtcaCCGCACATGGacccaatgacagtgacacaagctacTGCGTCACCGCACATGGacccaatgacagtgacacaagctacTGCGTCACCGCACATGGacccaatgacagtgacacaagctacTGCGTCACCGCACATGGacccaatgacagtgacacaagctactgcgccactgCACATGGacccaatgacagtgacacaagctactgcgccactgCACATGGacccaatgacagtgacacaagctactgcgccaccgcaCATGgacccaatgacagtggcacaagctactgcgtcaCCGCACATGGacccaatgacagtgacacaagctacTGCGTCACCGCACATGGacccaatgacagtgacacaagctacTGCGTCACCGCACATGgacccaatgacagtggcacaagctactgcgtcaCCGCACATGGacccaatgacagtgacacaagctactgcgccactgCACATGGgcccaatgacagtgacacaagctacTGCGTCACTGCACATGGGCCCATCTGTAAGTAA